The stretch of DNA GCATCgtctatatattattatacggCCCACAGCACCACCGACAACAAAATGGAATCATCGTGTGGggataataaaagaagaacatTATTATAGCACCATGTACAGCTCTATAGGAAAAAGGGATTTTTGAAAAcgggaaagaggaggaggagaaaccgacaacagcagcagtcgcAAAGGCCGCGCCTCTGTCCATATAatcgggctgctgctgctcgcgGTTGACCCCCCTCTCTCGGGAGTGTAAACTCTCAAAATCAAACGATTAAAATTCAACAATGAATcgctttttttcctcccctctctctctacgaatttcaaaatagggaaaaaataataatggtaataaaaaagaaggaccTCTTGCGTGGTGTTGACAGTGCGATTTCAAAGACCAATagacgcagcagcagcagcagcaaaaagggacggttctttttttgatttgttcgTGTTTGGCACATCACCCAgttagagagagagtcggACGACGTCCGTGCGTGTGTGTGACTGTCGGGTCATGGGCTAACACAGCAcattcacttcttttttttttttgaaaataaaaattgaaatacaatcagataataataataataaaaaaaagatgtttacACGTCTAGTTGTTGGTCGTCTCTGGCTTATTATTCTTGGTATATAACCAGGAATACACATTTGACAATAGAGGATTTTCAAATCACTCCCTTCTTCTATTCCTCTTCCGCgtgtatttatataaatacatctttttttaaaatgcctttttattcaattttgtatAGAGCATCGTCGTCCCCCTTATTCTGTATAGCCCCACCACACTCATCGCACCCCCGACTCTGctgttcttcttttatatGATGAACCTATACGAATGGGCCCAGCACCCCATCCATTCGCCCGTTATTTTCCCTCACTCGCCGCTCGTCCGGGGGCTTTCAATGTGCGTTTCAAACAGTGACGGGAGAAACAATCGCCAGTTTTTGTCTTTGTGTTGGGCTGTTTGAATTcaacacagagagagaaggagggtgctggaggcagcagcaggatatatataataaggcGACGCACTTCATTTGATACGATCGACGGCACCCACACATTTGCACACTGACTAATTCACTGTAATTCGTGGTGGCCGTAgtgtataggctatatagtTACGAGACAGGCCTAATTTGATAGGATAGGCAGGGCTTCCGGATGTTCGTCCTTTTCCCAAGATATAGTGGCACACTGTAGTCTCTCTAGCTGCTCTTGTCTGCATTAtcaatctcttttctcttttcttttttcaacttgatgaAATGAATGCATCAAATGAAAGATGTTCTTGATAAATGCGAGAGTGTTGGAACACGATGGAAACAAAACGCAACGATCTGGAGGGTCTAAGCTCTGATGATCCGGCGACTCCGGAGAGAACAGGAAAAACGGAAATGGATCCGTCGCTACGGGCACATTGTATACTTATACAGATGATAATGTTACGCGCAAACAGTTAGAACTGTGGGTATTTCAAATGGCAAGATTTTGGCGTATCATTTTTCTCTATGAATGGCCTTGACAAAAAAAGTGAAGTGAAATGTTCTAATttccagaaatttttttttttttattaatttgttgtGAATGCACAGATTCGGCACAACCatcaaactggaaaaaaaactttcggtGACTGAGGGTTCTTAGGGTTGGTGTTTTCAAACGATGGCGAGGATGGTTCAAATTCTGAGCGTCTCGGCGCCTTTACCAAGAGATGAAAACATAGTTATTGATGAAATTACAGTCATTGTGTCATTGCGACGAATCGAGCTATGgtttactttaaatttttcaaattttgaattctaaGGCGTATTGAACGACACCTTGCGGCAAGTAGGGTTACAAAAATTCGCCATCTAGCAGTAAAGCCATGACTGACATTCTGACAAAAAGTTTCTGGGGAATTCAAAACGAGGatgtgccggtgtggcggtgTGGCGGCAAGTCCTTCTTTGACGTATACAATTTTATAGACTTTGCACATTGTTTGAagtgtttaaataaaaaataaaattcagcaattttttcaatttgatcgCTTGCCAGCAGACAAAGCTGTGAGgtataaaacaagcctgatgtgctctacaaatgagttatttaattaatcttgATTGCGGGATTGAGGAAACAGAAACGGCAAGAGACAAATTGCAGTCAAGCGTCTatctcaggaataatcgtactccgtaacgTTTTATAACCAATACcaccaaatagtcaaaaaaagaaagaatagagacgattgtcctacctttaagcctgggaaatccacagccaggcatccacaagtgctccatcctcAGTAAAGTTGACGCCAGCCAGGATAGGAAAAGAGGGTCATCGTGAATATACCTTCACCTTCACATGGGTGTactgtacacgaggacagagtttTCCCAATTAGTCTAGGAGTTGTttatctaaagaaaaagaaaaacaatgggttacgaaaaaaaaatagcaggGACtaagtaaggaaaagttggaAAGCAGACAGTAGGTAACTCCTTcttgttaataaacaggattaCTTAAGGCTTACATGTAATACTCTGAATGAAAGTTTCAGACacatataatttaaaatatatgaCATCAGGTCACGGTAATAATAAGTACCATAAACCATTACACAATTGATGATGCTGATATTGTTGGTGATGACACGTCAGTATCAAAACTTGCACATGTTGTGGCACCGTTGACTGGCTCTGCACAAATGTATTGGTTAGATAGAGCAAACAAACTCCACCATGCATCAACAACAAgcatacatgataaatgctagtcactGTAGTCGGGcaccaacatttcacaaatttggaacaggtttagtTCTTCTGTATAAGCTCCCAAAATCATTCCATtcgtattcttagttttatttacacGAGATACAGCATGGAGTGAAGAGCATGAGGAGTCACGACACCAaagttcacacgacgaccacattttattttgttctgctATTTCTCTTCCAGCCACGTACACGTTTACAGACCGTTCAGTATTCTATAATCAAAAATATCTGAAACTTCGTTTTGCTTTTTCGAAactgatgaaaaacaaaacgagagCAGACGctacaaatttttcattaagaACTCgatattaaaattttgccCTCCCCGCCTCCCAATTCccgccaaaataaaagaaaatcaaccccTTCCCTAAAACCAAACCGCGAAAATCGATAAAAGAGGTATGATCGCCAGCGCTCAAGATCCGCTGGACAGATCGGGACTATTTTCATATCAAATTGTTAGCTCGGTTCATCACACAGGTAAATAAATGAGTAAAAAATGGCAGTAATTTCATCAACTACtatattttcatcttttggtAAAGGCGCGACACTAGAGCAGTTATACTTATAGCTGATTTCCAAAATGAAGTCATAAATATTAATCGGTATAAAAAATCTACAGCGGattaaaaactaacaaaattAATCTTCCCGTgcaatttcacattttcatgTTTCCTTACGCAGATCTTTGtttttctgctgctggtgtgATTTCGGTAAACTGTTCCTCTTCCATTTGCATGTCATCATCTAATCGAAACTGATTGTCTTGCAAGGCAAACGGATGAGAACCATCTCCTGTTCGACGAACACGGTTGTAAACGACTTTTTCTGGCACGCTTTTCAGGTCGTAAGCCAGACCCAGCCAAGCACAGAAATCAATTATGGCTCTTGTCGTGTTCGTGCCGTAGTTTCCTAATTCCGATGCTTTATAATCCCAGGGGAAGACATGATGGTAGTTGTGCCATCCTTCACCAGAAGTTATAAAGGCCACGAATCGGTTTTCGGAAGGATTGATCCCTCTAAATATTGATTTTGAGGTTATTTAGCGtacaattatttaaataataaatgaacgAACTTGTCGTATGGATGAGTTCCCCAAATATGAGCAGCACTGTTGACTAGCCTAgtgatcaaataataattattcacCGTGTACAAATTGGTTTTGAAATTAGGAGGCCCACCAGGTAGCGTTGAGCGTTATTACGTAACGAAGAATGGAAGCGACGAAGAAAGATGTTCTCAGCGATTCGCCCCAAAAATACCAAGGCACAAGTGTTGGCATAGCGAAACAAAAGATGATCAACAGCGGAATGTAGAACCTTTGAGGAGAAACAGTTTTACGCAATGATTTGATATTAGACTCGTCAAGCGGGCAAGGTTAAATCAATCACGCTCACTTTCGCTGATAGACTACGATGGGATCTTGTAAAAGGTCGCTAACATCCACCGTCTTTCCACGTCGCATCACTTCTGGATGTTTTCTGCAAAGCAACCAGCCAACGTGAGCAAAGAAGAAACCTCGGCGGGCGTTGTGTGGGTCAGCATCCGTTTCGCTAAACTTGTGATGAACTCGATGATCTCTGCTCCAAACGTAAATATCGTTCTATTCGATGCAAAAGAAGACAAACGTTAAAACCTCTGAGCAATAAAGTAATTTTCCGGTATAATAAAAGGCTACGTCCCCTACCTGAAGTGCAATTGTTTGTCCAACAGCGGCAATGACACGCAGAGGCCATTTTGCTTTATAACAACGATGAGCCCACAGTCGGTGCGCTCCTCCCGTTATCCCAAAACCGCCGAAAATAAACAATGCATACGCTGACATGGAATTAAGGAAATTATATATCACCCAaacggcaaaaagaaaaaaaatctattgaaTTCTTACACCAAGCGAGAGTGGCCCACGTGACATCCGTGAAACAGAGATAGAGTCCGTAGAGAGCAGCGAGATGGAGATAAATGAAGACCAAGACGTTTCTCCAAACGATAACAACAGGCGGTTGCTTTCCGGCTTCAGAGACCGCCAAACGACCAATTGTATCAATTTTGCCAAGTGCTGATTCCTGGTCGTTATTGCTCTCCATCTGGCTGCCAAGAACTATTGAACCATTACTGAGCTCAGCGGGTACTCGAGGATTTGGAAAGTTCTTTATTGCCCCCATGCTGAACAGAAtcctaaatttcaaaatagtaAGTTACAGCAACAAATAaacagatttcttttgttattaaGGTTAACAAAATAGGGGCATAGAGAGAACTGAgacagaaatttgaatttaatcaaaattccGATCGACTTCGCGTgctttcaattaaaaaacaacacaccGCAAATTGTTCTGTAACATTTCAACGTTTGACTGACAACCGAACTTATTTAATTTGGCAATAGTCAAGATATATAAAAGCAATGATTATTTAACTTTGTTTTCCAAcgccagaaagaaaaactacgGTACGTGTTGTAGAGACGAAAGTTATTTCATCTTTGACGTACTGAGCGTGCACATGAATATGACtcgtaaataaaaacaaaaaatggattgCGGAGGCAATCGTCATCGACATTGGAAACGAAATACGCCAGCAAGCATTAGGCGATCACATTTCTTGAACGGACTATGGAATATGGATTAATGCACACTTGAAAATACACTTTAAGAAATAACTTGCCTTGTGAACTGAATTTAACGCTTTgtataaaattgttgattccTTTCAAACGCTGTTTAAACTTGATGGGAGGTctcttttcaagttttcaacTTACACCTTCGACGGCTGCAACTGTACTAGAATGGGAGATGGGAATCCAAAGGGAATTGGACCGAGTGAGCTCGAGCGTTTCATATTTCAAAGCGAAAACGTTGGTCCACAGTTGAGCGCAAAAATGCAAGTTTGCTGAACCTCTGGATTTTAACAATGACTTCACAAAAAACTGTGCAAAACTGCAAACCAGTACAATTGTTAAGTTGAGAATTCGAATAAGGCCTTATTTCCAATCGGTGTCGCTATATTTTCCCTTGACGCACGTTTCCAcgtaaaaattccttttgtgTTCTATTATCTATTTGTAATCTCGAAGATGAAAACTTAATGGTAAGACCATTTTTCCGAAAAAAAGGTTTGCCTTTATCGCATTCTTAATCAAAATTGTCGACGTAGGCTGCATTAATCATGCAATTTCACAGAAAATGAGTAGATATTATATTACATTAGTTTCTAGCAATTTCGGCcgcttaaaaaagaaaaatagaaaattgtaaattaaaaatgctttttaaaaatcacggGGATATCAAAACTGAACT from Daphnia pulex isolate KAP4 chromosome 4, ASM2113471v1 encodes:
- the LOC124192671 gene encoding acyl-CoA Delta-9 desaturase-like isoform X1, which codes for MKRSSSLGPIPFGFPSPILVQLQPSKVILFSMGAIKNFPNPRVPAELSNGSIVLGSQMESNNDQESALGKIDTIGRLAVSEAGKQPPVVIVWRNVLVFIYLHLAALYGLYLCFTDVTWATLAWSYALFIFGGFGITGGAHRLWAHRCYKAKWPLRVIAAVGQTIALQNDIYVWSRDHRVHHKFSETDADPHNARRGFFFAHVGWLLCRKHPEVMRRGKTVDVSDLLQDPIVVYQRKFYIPLLIIFCFAMPTLVPWYFWGESLRTSFFVASILRYVITLNATWLVNSAAHIWGTHPYDKGINPSENRFVAFITSGEGWHNYHHVFPWDYKASELGNYGTNTTRAIIDFCAWLGLAYDLKSVPEKVVYNRVRRTGDGSHPFALQDNQFRLDDDMQMEEEQFTEITPAAEKQRSA
- the LOC124192671 gene encoding acyl-CoA Delta-9 desaturase-like isoform X3; this encodes MGAIKNFPNPRVPAELSNGSIVLGSQMESNNDQESALGKIDTIGRLAVSEAGKQPPVVIVWRNVLVFIYLHLAALYGLYLCFTDVTWATLAWSYALFIFGGFGITGGAHRLWAHRCYKAKWPLRVIAAVGQTIALQNDIYVWSRDHRVHHKFSETDADPHNARRGFFFAHVGWLLCRKHPEVMRRGKTVDVSDLLQDPIVVYQRKFYIPLLIIFCFAMPTLVPWYFWGESLRTSFFVASILRYVITLNATWLVNSAAHIWGTHPYDKGINPSENRFVAFITSGEGWHNYHHVFPWDYKASELGNYGTNTTRAIIDFCAWLGLAYDLKSVPEKVVYNRVRRTGDGSHPFALQDNQFRLDDDMQMEEEQFTEITPAAEKQRSA
- the LOC124192671 gene encoding acyl-CoA Delta-9 desaturase-like isoform X2; its protein translation is MLQNNLRILFSMGAIKNFPNPRVPAELSNGSIVLGSQMESNNDQESALGKIDTIGRLAVSEAGKQPPVVIVWRNVLVFIYLHLAALYGLYLCFTDVTWATLAWSYALFIFGGFGITGGAHRLWAHRCYKAKWPLRVIAAVGQTIALQNDIYVWSRDHRVHHKFSETDADPHNARRGFFFAHVGWLLCRKHPEVMRRGKTVDVSDLLQDPIVVYQRKFYIPLLIIFCFAMPTLVPWYFWGESLRTSFFVASILRYVITLNATWLVNSAAHIWGTHPYDKGINPSENRFVAFITSGEGWHNYHHVFPWDYKASELGNYGTNTTRAIIDFCAWLGLAYDLKSVPEKVVYNRVRRTGDGSHPFALQDNQFRLDDDMQMEEEQFTEITPAAEKQRSA